One genomic window of Sphingobacterium oryzagri includes the following:
- the trpC gene encoding indole-3-glycerol phosphate synthase TrpC: MTILDKIVERKKTEVAAAKLSTPLEELSSYPLFDRTCYALKEYILHPDKTGIIAEFKRASPSKGLINGDVNVADVVRGYQQAGASAISVLTDADFFQGSLQDLTDAREVLEIPLLRKEFIVDTYQIAEAKAYGADVILLIAACLTPAQIEEFASYAKSLGLSVLLEVHNEEELNSNLAADVDAIGVNNRNLKDFIVDLAHSYDLVNKIPDHYIKVSESGIADPKTIKGLKDAGFNAFLIGENFMKTDNPTAAIHTFVQQLR; encoded by the coding sequence ATGACCATACTAGATAAAATTGTGGAGCGCAAAAAAACGGAAGTGGCCGCGGCTAAATTAAGTACGCCACTGGAAGAACTCTCCAGCTACCCGTTGTTTGACCGAACGTGCTACGCGCTTAAAGAATATATATTGCATCCGGACAAGACCGGTATCATCGCAGAATTTAAGCGAGCGTCGCCGTCTAAAGGATTAATAAACGGCGATGTCAATGTTGCCGATGTGGTGCGCGGATACCAACAGGCAGGGGCATCGGCCATTTCTGTGCTGACAGATGCCGATTTTTTCCAAGGATCGCTGCAAGACCTGACCGATGCGCGCGAAGTATTAGAAATTCCGCTGCTGCGCAAAGAGTTTATTGTCGACACATACCAAATTGCTGAGGCAAAAGCCTACGGTGCTGATGTTATTTTACTTATCGCAGCATGTTTAACGCCAGCGCAGATCGAAGAATTTGCGAGCTACGCCAAAAGCCTCGGTTTAAGCGTACTGCTGGAAGTTCATAATGAAGAAGAACTGAACAGCAACCTGGCGGCAGATGTTGATGCTATCGGCGTGAATAATAGAAACTTGAAGGATTTTATAGTTGACCTTGCTCATTCGTATGACCTTGTCAACAAGATCCCCGATCATTACATCAAAGTATCCGAGAGCGGAATAGCCGATCCAAAAACAATCAAAGGATTAAAAGACGCAGGTTTTAACGCGTTTTTAATTGGTGAAAATTTCATGAAAACGGATAATCCAACTGCTGCGATACACACGTTTGTGCAACAGCTCCGTTAG
- a CDS encoding anthranilate synthase component II — protein sequence MSNNKILVIDNYDSFTYNLVHLLQELKQEYVVWRNDKFDLSDVAEYDKILLSPGPGIPEEAGLLLDVIRTYGASKSILGICLGQQAIAEVYGGKLFNMPKPLHGVATDIIVTDPNEKLFIDFPLDSKIGRYHSWAVEKDSLPACLQVTAVDENGIIMALAHHTHDVRGMQFHPESILTTNGKLLIHNWLTK from the coding sequence ATGAGCAACAATAAAATATTGGTAATCGATAACTACGACTCTTTTACCTACAATTTGGTCCATTTATTACAAGAACTGAAGCAGGAATACGTGGTTTGGAGAAACGATAAGTTCGATCTGTCGGATGTTGCCGAATACGATAAAATCTTATTATCTCCCGGCCCGGGAATACCGGAAGAAGCAGGCCTTCTGCTAGACGTGATCCGTACGTACGGCGCAAGCAAAAGCATCTTGGGCATTTGCCTCGGCCAGCAAGCCATTGCAGAAGTTTACGGCGGAAAGCTATTTAACATGCCAAAGCCGCTGCACGGTGTGGCGACAGACATTATCGTCACCGACCCTAACGAAAAGCTGTTTATAGACTTTCCGCTAGATTCCAAGATCGGCAGATACCATTCGTGGGCCGTAGAAAAGGATTCGCTTCCCGCCTGCTTGCAGGTTACCGCGGTAGACGAGAACGGCATCATTATGGCATTAGCACATCATACCCATGATGTACGCGGTATGCAGTTTCACCCGGAATCGATATTAACAACCAACGGAAAGTTGTTAATTCATAATTGGTTAACAAAATAA
- a CDS encoding anthranilate synthase component I family protein, whose amino-acid sequence MQYTFKTNYKKILADTTTPVSIYLRLRDTFPNSLLLESSEYHSRDNNISYICCQPVAGIVLTKSQLRIALPHTETVHKAVGSFDLRKEVSNFRQQFAQVAIPEVNVITSGLFGYFTFDAIEHFEDIVLTQQADEQREIPHMQYHVYRYVIAIDHFRNQLYIFENLLEEEQSELDRIEYLIQNKNFPEYHFTRQGDETSNMSDENFRNLVGKLKQHIQRGDVFQIVPSRAFATPFSGDEFNVYRALRSVNPSPYLFYFDYGDFKLFGSSPEAQLTIKKKEATIYPIAGTFKRTGDMEEDEKIAERLKNDPKESAEHVMLVDLARNDLSRHCTQVQVKSYKEAQYYSHIIHLVSKVSGQLKNDANPFDVVGDTYPAGTLSGAPKHMALTLIDRYEGQQRSFYSGALGYMGFNGDFNHAIMIRSFLSKRNVLHYQAGAGIVLDSDPESELQEVNNKIAALRRALEIAETI is encoded by the coding sequence ATGCAATATACATTCAAAACCAATTACAAGAAGATATTAGCAGATACGACCACACCGGTCAGTATCTACTTGCGCTTACGGGATACGTTCCCTAATAGCTTGCTCCTGGAGAGCTCCGAATACCACAGCCGTGATAACAACATCAGTTATATCTGTTGCCAACCCGTGGCTGGTATCGTATTAACCAAAAGCCAACTCCGCATCGCACTGCCCCATACAGAAACGGTTCATAAAGCCGTTGGCAGCTTTGATCTCCGTAAGGAAGTATCCAACTTTCGTCAACAGTTTGCGCAAGTCGCCATACCGGAGGTAAATGTGATTACTTCAGGCCTGTTTGGTTATTTCACCTTTGATGCTATCGAACATTTCGAAGATATCGTATTGACGCAGCAAGCAGATGAGCAACGCGAGATTCCACATATGCAATACCACGTGTACCGCTATGTTATTGCGATTGATCATTTCAGAAACCAGCTGTATATTTTTGAGAACCTGTTGGAGGAAGAGCAATCGGAACTCGACCGTATCGAGTACCTGATTCAAAATAAAAACTTCCCCGAATACCATTTTACTCGTCAGGGAGACGAGACATCAAACATGTCGGATGAGAACTTCAGAAATCTCGTAGGCAAACTCAAACAGCATATTCAACGGGGCGATGTCTTTCAAATTGTGCCGTCACGAGCTTTCGCAACACCATTTTCCGGCGATGAATTTAATGTCTATCGTGCCCTGCGCTCGGTAAATCCTTCGCCATATTTGTTCTATTTCGATTACGGCGACTTCAAGTTGTTTGGCTCCTCACCAGAAGCACAGCTGACCATCAAAAAAAAGGAAGCTACTATTTACCCAATCGCCGGTACCTTCAAACGCACAGGCGACATGGAAGAAGATGAAAAAATTGCCGAACGCCTGAAAAATGACCCGAAAGAATCGGCGGAGCATGTCATGTTGGTCGATCTGGCACGAAATGATTTGAGCCGGCACTGCACGCAGGTACAGGTAAAATCGTATAAAGAAGCGCAATATTATTCGCACATCATCCATTTGGTTTCAAAAGTGAGCGGACAATTGAAAAATGATGCCAACCCCTTTGATGTGGTTGGTGATACGTATCCGGCAGGAACATTGTCTGGCGCACCAAAGCATATGGCTTTGACCTTGATCGACCGTTACGAGGGTCAACAGCGTTCTTTTTATTCGGGAGCCTTAGGATACATGGGTTTCAACGGCGATTTTAATCATGCGATCATGATCCGTTCGTTTTTAAGCAAAAGAAATGTGCTTCATTACCAGGCGGGAGCAGGAATTGTGCTCGATTCGGACCCGGAAAGTGAACTTCAGGAAGTAAACAACAAGATTGCAGCCCTGCGCCGCGCACTTGAAATAGCAGAAACCATATGA
- the trmD gene encoding tRNA (guanosine(37)-N1)-methyltransferase TrmD — MRFDIITVLPGLLESPFGHSILQRAQKKDLVEIHVHNLRDYANNKHKSVDDYPYGGGSGMVMQIEPFAACIEKLTAERKYDEVIYMTPDGQTLNQEIANGLSTVDNIIILCGHYKGIDQRIRDIFVTKEVSVGDYVLSGGELPAAILVDAIARLIPGVLSDETSALSDSFQDGLLDAPIYTRPAEWRGHKVPDILLSGHEGKIAAWRDEQQLQRTRERRPDLLND; from the coding sequence ATGCGTTTCGACATCATTACCGTATTGCCCGGACTGTTAGAAAGTCCATTTGGCCATTCTATCTTACAACGTGCACAGAAAAAAGATTTAGTAGAAATACATGTCCACAATTTAAGAGACTACGCCAATAACAAACACAAATCTGTGGATGACTATCCCTATGGTGGTGGTTCGGGTATGGTAATGCAAATCGAGCCTTTTGCCGCGTGCATAGAGAAATTAACGGCCGAGCGCAAATACGACGAGGTGATATACATGACGCCCGACGGGCAGACACTCAATCAGGAAATCGCCAACGGACTCTCTACCGTCGATAATATCATCATCCTTTGCGGACATTATAAAGGTATTGACCAACGTATCCGGGATATTTTTGTTACAAAAGAAGTTTCTGTAGGTGATTACGTACTTTCCGGTGGCGAACTGCCAGCCGCGATTTTAGTAGATGCTATAGCACGGCTGATACCCGGCGTACTTTCCGATGAAACGTCTGCGCTATCGGATTCTTTTCAAGACGGATTGCTGGACGCACCAATATATACAAGGCCTGCCGAATGGCGAGGACATAAAGTGCCTGATATTTTACTGAGCGGACACGAAGGAAAAATTGCAGCCTGGCGAGACGAACAACAATTGCAGCGAACGCGCGAACGTCGACCAGATTTACTGAACGATTAA
- a CDS encoding SusC/RagA family TonB-linked outer membrane protein: MKQKLLSFIFVWTCLMGISFAQNRQVSGKVTSSSDGSPVVGASVAVVGTSTATQTDQDGNYSVALPGGSSSLSVSYVGFQTKRVEVGASNTLNIQLVTNDEFLEEVVVTAYGTQTKESIAGSISTLKAKDLEQVQTANVVQSLAGKVGGVQIRSTTGQPGAAATVRFRGLGSISSSNDPLYVVDGVPYNGDIAAISSQDIEEMSFLKDAAANALYGSRGANGVIIITTKKGRNNNRVDISFESRAGVNSRATKDYDYITDPAEYYELRWQRLRLGELSNGESDADARQTASNTLFSDLRYNAFNVPNNQIVDPSTGLINPTAELLYHDRWNDYLFANSVRHEHSLNMRYGNDKVSSYLSGSYLKDNGYVVNSGFDRISARANLEFRPYEFAKIGGNVNFASTKARDPQSGKGSGTYSNLFSWTRNIAPIYPIFARGQNGDILRNSDGRELYDWGRGETTNPDGSIATRPYITNMNPYASTLLDIQTNNNSNISFRTYASFDFLKHFNFTYNLGYDFIAGNRLRYGNSEGGDDSQYGGMITNALTHESTLTNQQLLTYDNKFGEHAINLLIGHETSDYLNKMIAGTKSVVVIPNEQFLSNASKFNSLNGYNDIYKVEGYLSKLTYSYSNRYYLNASFRRDGSSVFHPDHRWGNFYGLGGAWIASNEDFLNGVEAISNLKLKVSYGEQGNDNLFYPSYVTMDHRSHFGFARNYYPYMDQFEITADADGNPSIKQVYTGTQDLKWEVSRNFNTGFELGLFDNRLNVDFEFFVRKVSDMLFNFPQAPSSGIPAVSRNIGDMRNRGVELSINGDLVRTEDWNLNLWANATHYKNKITRLPQPFVNGSIFRFAEGESAYTYYLREFAGVDPATGLGSWYVGETDPITGRATGERTTTENHSEATQFLSTKTAHPDLYGGFGFDLRYKKLSVNAGFAYQIGGYVYDNVYQGFFVEDTGMGNSGANFHKDAYNTWTPENPNAPLPIMANQGLNQFNTSDLFLVSANYLSLENIGISYDLSSPTFERIGVKNARVSVLGNNLFMISKRQGLDPRMMQLGGDINNGLSLNSYSLLRSLSLGLSINF; the protein is encoded by the coding sequence ATGAAACAAAAATTACTCAGTTTTATTTTTGTGTGGACATGTCTGATGGGGATATCGTTCGCGCAGAATCGGCAGGTGAGTGGGAAAGTTACTTCCAGTTCAGATGGTTCTCCTGTGGTGGGGGCGTCGGTTGCTGTTGTAGGCACGTCAACTGCAACGCAGACTGACCAGGATGGTAACTACAGTGTAGCTTTACCAGGCGGTTCATCTTCATTGTCCGTTTCTTATGTAGGGTTTCAGACCAAGCGCGTGGAAGTTGGTGCTAGTAACACGCTGAATATCCAATTGGTCACAAATGACGAATTTCTAGAAGAAGTTGTGGTTACTGCTTACGGCACGCAGACAAAAGAATCCATTGCTGGTTCTATTTCTACGTTAAAAGCGAAAGATTTGGAACAAGTGCAAACAGCCAACGTTGTTCAATCACTAGCCGGTAAAGTAGGTGGTGTGCAAATTCGTTCTACGACGGGGCAGCCGGGGGCTGCCGCGACAGTTCGCTTTAGAGGTCTTGGTTCTATTTCTTCTTCTAACGATCCGTTGTATGTAGTCGATGGGGTGCCTTATAACGGTGATATCGCGGCAATTTCTTCCCAAGATATCGAAGAAATGTCGTTTTTAAAAGATGCTGCTGCGAATGCATTGTATGGTAGTCGTGGTGCAAACGGGGTAATAATCATTACTACAAAGAAAGGTAGAAATAACAATCGTGTTGATATATCCTTTGAATCCAGAGCAGGTGTTAATTCGAGAGCTACGAAAGATTACGATTACATAACCGATCCAGCCGAGTATTATGAGCTTAGATGGCAGCGGTTACGTTTAGGAGAGCTATCAAATGGCGAATCGGATGCTGACGCGCGCCAAACGGCTTCGAATACATTATTTAGTGATTTGCGATATAACGCTTTTAATGTACCTAACAATCAAATTGTAGATCCATCGACTGGACTGATTAACCCTACAGCAGAGTTGCTTTATCACGATCGTTGGAACGATTATCTCTTCGCGAACAGCGTTAGACATGAGCATTCTCTAAATATGCGCTACGGTAATGACAAAGTTTCTTCTTATTTATCAGGAAGCTACTTGAAAGATAATGGGTATGTAGTGAATTCTGGTTTCGATCGGATTTCTGCTCGTGCAAACTTAGAATTTAGACCATACGAATTTGCAAAAATTGGTGGTAATGTTAATTTCGCCAGTACGAAAGCACGCGATCCACAGTCGGGTAAAGGATCTGGTACGTATTCAAATCTTTTCTCGTGGACACGAAACATAGCGCCGATCTATCCGATTTTTGCCAGAGGACAGAATGGAGATATTTTAAGAAATTCCGATGGACGTGAGTTGTATGATTGGGGGCGTGGTGAGACGACTAATCCGGATGGATCAATCGCTACCAGGCCATATATAACGAACATGAACCCATACGCGTCCACGTTGTTAGATATTCAAACAAATAATAACTCGAATATCAGTTTCCGTACATATGCTTCGTTTGATTTCTTAAAACATTTCAATTTTACGTATAACCTTGGTTACGATTTTATAGCAGGAAACCGTTTACGGTACGGTAACAGCGAAGGTGGAGACGATTCGCAATATGGCGGAATGATTACCAATGCGCTAACCCACGAGAGCACCTTGACTAATCAACAATTGTTAACTTACGATAATAAGTTTGGCGAGCATGCTATCAATTTATTGATTGGACACGAAACAAGTGATTACCTCAATAAGATGATTGCAGGAACCAAAAGTGTTGTCGTAATCCCGAATGAACAATTTTTATCAAATGCCAGTAAGTTTAATTCATTGAATGGCTATAATGATATCTATAAAGTGGAGGGCTACCTATCAAAACTTACGTACAGTTATAGCAACAGATACTATTTGAATGCCTCGTTCCGTCGTGATGGTTCTTCAGTTTTTCATCCGGATCATCGCTGGGGAAATTTCTACGGTTTGGGTGGTGCTTGGATAGCATCAAACGAAGATTTCTTGAACGGTGTTGAAGCTATATCTAATCTGAAATTGAAGGTTAGTTACGGCGAGCAAGGAAATGACAACTTGTTTTACCCATCATACGTAACGATGGATCACCGGAGTCATTTTGGATTTGCTAGAAATTACTATCCTTATATGGATCAGTTTGAGATCACGGCTGATGCAGATGGTAACCCATCGATCAAGCAAGTGTACACAGGTACGCAAGATCTTAAATGGGAAGTTTCCAGAAACTTCAATACGGGTTTTGAGTTAGGTCTTTTTGATAACCGTTTGAATGTTGATTTTGAGTTCTTCGTTCGTAAGGTGTCAGATATGTTGTTCAATTTTCCACAAGCACCGTCATCAGGTATCCCTGCAGTATCAAGAAATATTGGCGATATGCGTAATAGGGGTGTCGAGCTTTCCATCAATGGTGATCTTGTTAGAACAGAAGATTGGAATTTAAACCTTTGGGCTAACGCCACGCATTACAAAAATAAGATCACGCGTTTGCCACAGCCGTTCGTGAACGGCAGCATCTTTAGATTTGCGGAAGGTGAAAGTGCCTATACGTATTATCTAAGAGAGTTTGCGGGGGTAGATCCTGCGACAGGGCTCGGTAGCTGGTATGTAGGCGAGACTGATCCGATTACTGGTCGTGCAACGGGCGAGAGAACAACAACTGAAAATCATTCGGAAGCAACACAATTTTTAAGTACGAAAACAGCTCACCCAGACCTTTATGGTGGTTTTGGATTTGATCTTCGATACAAAAAACTATCTGTAAACGCTGGTTTTGCTTATCAGATTGGTGGATATGTTTATGATAACGTGTATCAAGGCTTTTTCGTTGAAGATACCGGAATGGGAAATAGTGGTGCAAACTTTCACAAGGATGCTTATAACACATGGACGCCTGAAAACCCGAATGCTCCATTGCCGATTATGGCAAACCAAGGCTTAAATCAATTTAATACATCGGATTTGTTTTTGGTGTCGGCAAATTATTTGAGCTTGGAGAACATTGGCATATCGTATGATTTGTCTAGTCCTACGTTTGAAAGAATAGGTGTGAAGAATGCGCGCGTTAGCGTTCTCGGTAATAATCTTTTTATGATATCTAAAAGACAAGGTTTGGACCCAAGAATGATGCAGTTAGGTGGAGATATTAATAATGGATTATCGTTAAATAGCTACTCATTATTAAGAAGTTTGTCTTTAGGTTTGTCTATTAATTTCTAA
- a CDS encoding RagB/SusD family nutrient uptake outer membrane protein, producing MKKNSFIYMVVAGLMLSSCSKDYLNVDPQSTINPEQLGSSSAATLGTLKGVFATLRSALTTGYAGHEDYGHKGVLSVIDLMGNDVIMNNLNWGGFNYNYTARVSTNSRSHYPWFTYYTQIKNVNTIINSVDENTDDAELKAIRGQALALRGYFHFMLARIYGPTFVGHESDLSVPINAETLSAKRNTVGEVYAQIEADLEAAVVALEGYTRPNKELLDQSVAQAFLADVYLETGKYAEAASTANAARQGYTLLTEAGWKNGFYDINQDETMWGADLNAELTTFVANFFSHFDNTNTGYSEGGNIAIDRRLYDAMSATDYRKSMFQGATSGAFDGATYGPYISYKFRDLTVDRVSGDYIYLRSALLYYIEAEGLARSGNEQGARDVLYEITVTRDPEYVKSSQGGQALLAEIATQKRIELWGEGFAYFDLKRLSQPVQRDYSGTNHPAYGRFNIPVGDNRFLFMIPQAELDANPEILPNNPQ from the coding sequence ATGAAAAAAAATAGTTTTATATATATGGTGGTTGCCGGCTTGATGCTGTCATCCTGTAGCAAAGATTATTTAAATGTTGACCCGCAGTCTACCATAAACCCTGAACAATTGGGATCATCTTCTGCGGCAACTTTGGGAACGTTAAAAGGTGTCTTTGCTACCTTGCGCTCAGCGTTGACGACGGGGTATGCGGGGCACGAAGATTACGGGCATAAAGGTGTATTGTCTGTAATCGATCTGATGGGGAATGATGTGATCATGAATAACCTCAATTGGGGAGGGTTCAATTATAACTACACTGCAAGAGTTTCTACGAATAGTAGATCACATTACCCTTGGTTTACGTATTATACGCAAATAAAAAACGTAAATACTATTATTAATAGCGTGGACGAGAACACGGATGATGCTGAATTAAAAGCTATTCGTGGCCAGGCTTTGGCGCTTCGGGGATATTTTCACTTTATGTTAGCTCGTATTTACGGTCCAACATTTGTTGGGCACGAGTCTGATTTATCCGTTCCGATTAATGCAGAGACATTGTCAGCAAAAAGAAATACCGTTGGAGAGGTGTACGCACAAATTGAAGCGGATTTGGAAGCGGCAGTAGTTGCTTTGGAAGGATATACTAGGCCAAATAAAGAGTTGCTTGATCAAAGTGTTGCGCAAGCTTTTCTAGCAGATGTTTACCTGGAGACTGGTAAGTACGCAGAAGCGGCATCTACTGCTAACGCAGCTCGTCAGGGCTACACCTTGCTTACGGAAGCGGGCTGGAAAAACGGCTTTTATGATATTAATCAGGACGAAACGATGTGGGGTGCCGATTTAAACGCGGAGCTAACCACGTTTGTCGCGAACTTTTTCTCGCATTTTGATAACACAAATACTGGATATTCAGAAGGAGGCAATATTGCCATTGATAGAAGGTTGTACGATGCAATGTCTGCTACAGATTACAGGAAGTCAATGTTTCAAGGTGCAACGAGCGGCGCTTTTGATGGAGCGACATATGGTCCTTACATCAGTTACAAATTTCGCGACCTTACGGTAGATCGCGTTTCCGGTGACTATATTTATTTGCGGTCAGCCCTATTGTATTATATTGAGGCAGAAGGTTTGGCAAGATCTGGTAACGAGCAAGGTGCAAGGGATGTTCTTTACGAAATTACTGTTACGCGCGATCCGGAATACGTCAAGTCTAGTCAGGGAGGTCAAGCTCTTCTAGCAGAAATCGCTACACAGAAGCGTATTGAGCTTTGGGGAGAAGGTTTTGCTTACTTTGATTTGAAACGTCTGAGTCAGCCAGTTCAGCGTGATTATAGTGGAACAAACCATCCGGCCTACGGTCGCTTCAATATTCCTGTTGGTGATAATAGGTTTTTATTTATGATTCCACAGGCGGAACTTGATGCGAACCCTGAAATTTTGCCAAATAATCCGCAATAA